A region of Desulfuromonas thiophila DNA encodes the following proteins:
- a CDS encoding ABC transporter permease subunit: protein MDKNILRKIRRNDRIAALTIRSGGMLVIASVVLILLLIGREALPLFSQPRATELSAVRPQTLAPVLAAGVDEYVALAYVIDGAGHFSLHDLTDGSLREQLTANGQDAQDVVRRVQPLVAEREHGYLLQWQSGLVTLEQLGFSQHHDAQARRQTRVRLTTLARFEAPADPAVAGPLAAANSESGAVLARLEANGDLLVDQQLRQRSLLGEERLQQVAHRLAQVHPDRLSCLALDRQGALLYAGTERGALLRWRLQGEQPPQLLDKIQAFADGRAITALALLQGDTALAVGDASGQVSVWFAVPSEEQGQRHLGHVRDLSRHDGPVRQLVPSPRDRTLLSLDDRGVMHLDYSTSERHLLSLQAGMPLVQAQLAPRGNALLALQADGRVRLWQLDNPHPQASLKALFGRVWYENYSEPAWVWQSSAASDDFEEKLSLTPLIFGTFKGTFYAMIFAVPLALLGALYTSQFGSHRLRELIKPSVEIMAAVPSVIIGFLAALWFAPLLERQFVGFVLAVLLMPLFFVLLLLAWQGLRRQHWARHVERGHEFLVLAPLLVLAVAVALQLGPLLEGWLFGGNFKQWLFEQAGLRYDARNSIVISFALGFAVIPIIFTMAEDSLSNVPTSLRAASLALGASRWQTVWRVVLPSASPGIFAAVMIGLGRAVGETMIVLMATGNTPIMDLSLFNGMRPLSANIAVEIPEAPHGGTLYRVLFLSAVLLFLLTFVLNTVAELVRQRLRRRYGRF, encoded by the coding sequence ATGGACAAGAACATCCTGCGCAAGATAAGGCGCAACGACCGCATCGCGGCGCTGACCATTCGCTCAGGCGGTATGCTGGTGATTGCCAGCGTGGTGCTGATTCTGCTGCTGATCGGGCGTGAGGCCCTGCCGCTGTTTTCCCAGCCGCGGGCCACCGAGCTGTCGGCTGTGCGGCCTCAGACATTGGCGCCCGTGCTGGCCGCCGGCGTCGATGAGTATGTCGCGCTGGCCTATGTCATTGATGGCGCCGGCCACTTCAGCCTCCACGACCTGACCGACGGCAGCCTGCGTGAGCAGCTGACGGCCAACGGCCAGGACGCGCAGGATGTGGTGCGGCGGGTGCAGCCGCTGGTCGCCGAGCGTGAGCATGGCTATCTGCTGCAGTGGCAGTCGGGCCTGGTGACCCTGGAACAGCTGGGGTTCAGCCAGCACCATGACGCGCAGGCCCGGCGTCAGACCCGTGTGCGGCTGACGACCCTGGCGCGATTCGAGGCGCCGGCCGATCCTGCGGTTGCTGGCCCGTTGGCGGCGGCCAACAGTGAAAGCGGTGCGGTGCTGGCTCGGCTGGAGGCTAACGGTGACCTGCTGGTGGACCAGCAGCTGCGCCAGCGCAGTCTGCTGGGCGAGGAACGGCTGCAGCAGGTGGCGCACCGTCTCGCCCAGGTTCATCCCGACCGGCTCAGCTGTCTGGCTCTCGACCGCCAGGGCGCGCTGCTCTATGCCGGCACCGAACGGGGTGCGTTGCTGCGCTGGCGCCTGCAGGGCGAGCAGCCGCCGCAACTGCTCGACAAGATTCAGGCCTTTGCCGATGGCCGCGCCATCACGGCGCTGGCCCTGCTGCAGGGCGATACCGCGCTGGCGGTGGGCGACGCCAGCGGCCAGGTCAGCGTCTGGTTTGCGGTGCCGTCGGAGGAACAGGGTCAGCGGCATCTGGGCCATGTGCGCGATCTGTCGCGGCATGACGGCCCGGTTCGCCAGCTGGTGCCGTCGCCGCGCGACCGCACCCTGCTGAGTCTTGATGATCGCGGGGTAATGCACCTGGATTATTCGACCAGCGAGCGGCATCTGCTGTCATTGCAGGCGGGCATGCCGCTGGTGCAGGCCCAGCTGGCACCGCGTGGCAACGCCCTGCTGGCCTTGCAGGCCGATGGCCGGGTGCGCCTGTGGCAGCTGGACAATCCGCATCCGCAGGCCAGTCTCAAAGCGCTTTTCGGCCGGGTCTGGTACGAAAACTACAGCGAGCCGGCCTGGGTCTGGCAGTCGTCGGCTGCCAGTGACGATTTCGAGGAAAAGCTGAGCCTGACACCGCTGATTTTCGGCACCTTCAAGGGCACCTTCTACGCCATGATCTTCGCCGTGCCGCTGGCCTTGCTGGGGGCGCTTTACACCAGCCAGTTCGGCAGCCACCGACTGCGCGAGCTGATCAAGCCGTCGGTCGAGATCATGGCGGCGGTGCCGTCGGTCATCATCGGTTTTCTGGCCGCGCTCTGGTTCGCGCCCCTGCTGGAACGCCAGTTTGTCGGCTTTGTGCTGGCGGTGCTGCTGATGCCGCTGTTTTTCGTGCTGTTGCTGCTGGCCTGGCAGGGGCTGCGGCGCCAGCACTGGGCGCGCCATGTCGAGCGCGGTCACGAATTTCTGGTGCTGGCGCCCTTGCTGGTGCTGGCGGTGGCGGTGGCCCTGCAACTGGGACCGCTGCTGGAAGGCTGGCTGTTTGGCGGCAACTTCAAGCAGTGGCTGTTCGAACAGGCCGGACTGCGGTACGACGCCCGCAACAGCATTGTGATCTCCTTCGCGCTGGGTTTCGCGGTGATCCCGATCATCTTCACCATGGCGGAGGATTCCCTGTCGAATGTGCCGACCAGTCTGCGGGCCGCCTCGCTGGCCCTGGGCGCCAGCCGCTGGCAGACCGTCTGGCGAGTGGTGCTGCCCTCGGCCAGTCCGGGCATCTTTGCTGCGGTGATGATCGGTCTGGGCCGGGCCGTCGGCGAGACCATGATTGTGCTGATGGCCACCGGTAACACGCCGATCATGGATCTGAGTCTGTTCAACGGCATGCGGCCGCTGTCGGCCAACATTGCCGTCGAGATTCCCGAGGCGCCTCACGGCGGCACCCTCTACCGGGTGCTGTTTCTCTCGGCGGTGTTGCTGTTCCTGCTGACCTTTGTTCTCAACACCGTCGCCGAGCTGGTGCGCCAGCGGCTGCGGCGGCGCTATGGCCGCTTCTGA
- the phoU gene encoding phosphate signaling complex protein PhoU yields the protein MAVHLQQELAALKRQILTQSALVEDSVQRAIQALERGDIDLANAVVAQDKQVNLSEVELEENCLKVLALHQPVATDLRFIVSIIKINSDLERMADVAVNIARRTLAFAEDKRVEPPFDCPTMGRKVLHMLKESLEALVNLNAERARAVIRADDAIDVMHRQTYSQVKQCILQDNSLLQPMLLWLAVSRHLERIADLSVHIAEDVVYLVDGVIVRHRSGG from the coding sequence ATGGCAGTACATCTGCAACAGGAATTGGCGGCCCTCAAGCGTCAGATCCTTACCCAGAGCGCGCTGGTGGAGGATAGCGTGCAGCGCGCCATCCAGGCGCTGGAGCGGGGCGATATCGATCTGGCCAATGCCGTGGTGGCGCAGGATAAACAGGTCAATCTGAGCGAGGTCGAGCTGGAGGAAAACTGCCTGAAGGTGCTGGCGCTGCACCAGCCGGTGGCCACCGATCTGCGCTTTATCGTCTCGATCATCAAGATCAACAGCGATCTGGAGCGCATGGCCGACGTGGCGGTCAACATTGCCCGGCGGACACTGGCCTTTGCCGAGGATAAACGGGTTGAGCCGCCCTTCGATTGCCCGACCATGGGCCGCAAGGTGCTGCACATGCTCAAGGAGAGTCTGGAGGCGCTGGTCAATCTCAATGCCGAGCGGGCGCGGGCGGTGATCCGGGCCGATGACGCCATTGATGTCATGCACCGCCAGACCTACAGCCAGGTCAAGCAGTGCATCCTGCAGGACAACAGCCTGCTGCAGCCGATGCTGTTGTGGCTGGCGGTTTCACGCCATCTGGAGCGGATCGCCGATCTGTCGGTGCATATCGCTGAAGACGTGGTTTATCTGGTTGACGGTGTTATCGTGCGCCATCGCAGCGGCGGCTAG
- the prmC gene encoding peptide chain release factor N(5)-glutamine methyltransferase: MQQGWTVLGLLRWLTDYFGDKGISAARHDAECLLGAALAKDRVGLYLCYDQPLQADELDRIRPLVKRRAAREPLQYILGETEFWSLPLQVSPAVLIPRADTEVLVEEALARLQEQPGPVLDIGTGSGAIAIAVAHASGQEVEALDVSEAALELARANVARNHLTERVRLRRGDLYRLDGGPYRLLLANPPYIARIELDGLMPEVAAHEPRLALDGGPDGLDAYRALAAQAPQRLVAGGWLLLEVGDGQAEAVAALLAAAGLNRIYQRRDYGGLVRVVGGCRS; this comes from the coding sequence ATGCAGCAGGGCTGGACGGTGCTGGGCCTGCTGCGCTGGCTTACCGATTACTTCGGCGACAAGGGCATCAGCGCCGCGCGGCACGATGCCGAATGTCTGCTGGGCGCTGCTCTGGCCAAGGATCGTGTCGGTCTTTACCTGTGTTACGACCAGCCGTTGCAGGCTGACGAACTCGATCGCATCCGGCCGCTGGTGAAGCGGCGGGCTGCCCGCGAACCCTTGCAGTATATCCTGGGCGAGACCGAGTTCTGGTCGCTGCCGTTGCAGGTCTCACCGGCGGTGCTGATTCCGCGCGCCGACACCGAGGTGCTGGTGGAAGAGGCGCTGGCCCGTCTGCAGGAGCAGCCCGGCCCCGTTCTTGATATCGGTACCGGCAGTGGCGCCATTGCCATTGCCGTGGCCCACGCCAGCGGCCAAGAGGTCGAGGCCCTTGATGTCAGTGAGGCGGCGCTCGAGCTGGCCCGGGCCAATGTCGCGCGCAACCATCTGACCGAGCGGGTGCGTCTGCGGCGTGGCGACCTGTATCGGCTCGACGGCGGCCCCTACCGGCTGCTGCTGGCCAATCCGCCCTATATCGCCCGGATCGAGCTCGATGGTCTGATGCCCGAGGTGGCCGCGCACGAACCCCGCCTGGCCCTCGACGGCGGCCCCGATGGCCTTGATGCCTATCGTGCGCTGGCGGCCCAAGCACCGCAACGACTCGTTGCCGGCGGCTGGCTGCTGCTCGAGGTGGGCGACGGTCAGGCCGAGGCCGTGGCCGCCCTGCTGGCGGCGGCCGGCCTGAACCGGATTTATCAGCGGCGCGACTACGGTGGTCTGGTGCGCGTGGTCGGCGGTTGCCGTTCTTGA
- the prfA gene encoding peptide chain release factor 1 → MFDKLEAVVDRFHEIEGLLSDPAVLADQERFRALTREHAELAELVATYTRYCRLRQQRADNEELLRDGDADLRELARAELAELESQQQEQEQLLRQLMLPRDPNDGKNIVLEIRAGTGGDEAALFAADLFRAYCRYADRQRWKVEILSASEAGVGGFKEVIAVVSGQNVYSRLKYESGTHRVQRVPETEAQGRIHTSACTVAVLPEAEEVDLEIDPADLRVDLYRASGSGGQHVNKTESAVRITHIPTGVVVACQEEKSQHKNKAKAMKVLRSRILDAMQAQQTAQMAADRKSQVGSGDRSERIRTYNFPQGRCTDHRIGLTLYRLEAIMQGDLDEIIDALTTHYQAEQMARQEG, encoded by the coding sequence ATGTTTGACAAGCTTGAGGCGGTGGTGGACCGCTTCCATGAAATTGAAGGGTTGTTGTCCGATCCGGCCGTGCTGGCCGACCAGGAGCGCTTTCGCGCCCTGACGCGCGAGCATGCCGAACTGGCCGAACTGGTGGCGACCTACACCCGCTACTGCCGGCTGCGGCAGCAGCGGGCCGACAACGAGGAGCTGCTGCGCGATGGCGATGCCGATCTGCGTGAGCTGGCCCGCGCCGAACTGGCCGAGCTGGAAAGCCAGCAACAGGAGCAGGAGCAGTTGTTGCGCCAGCTGATGCTGCCGCGTGATCCCAATGATGGCAAGAACATCGTGCTGGAGATCCGCGCCGGCACCGGTGGTGACGAGGCGGCCCTGTTTGCCGCCGATCTGTTTCGCGCCTACTGCCGCTATGCCGACCGCCAGCGCTGGAAGGTGGAAATTCTCAGCGCCTCGGAGGCCGGTGTCGGGGGCTTCAAGGAGGTCATTGCCGTGGTCAGCGGCCAGAACGTCTACTCGCGGCTGAAGTACGAAAGCGGTACCCACCGGGTGCAGCGCGTGCCCGAAACCGAGGCCCAGGGCCGTATCCACACCTCCGCCTGTACCGTGGCGGTGTTGCCCGAGGCCGAGGAGGTTGATCTGGAGATCGACCCGGCCGATCTGCGGGTCGATCTCTACCGCGCCTCCGGCAGCGGTGGCCAGCACGTCAACAAGACCGAATCGGCGGTGCGTATCACCCATATCCCGACCGGGGTGGTGGTGGCCTGCCAGGAGGAAAAGTCGCAGCACAAGAACAAGGCCAAGGCCATGAAGGTGCTGCGTTCGCGCATTCTCGACGCCATGCAGGCGCAGCAGACCGCCCAGATGGCCGCCGACCGCAAAAGCCAGGTGGGCAGCGGCGACCGCAGCGAGCGCATCCGCACCTACAATTTTCCGCAGGGCCGCTGCACCGATCATCGCATCGGCCTGACGCTGTATCGTCTCGAAGCTATCATGCAAGGCGATCTGGACGAGATCATTGATGCCCTGACCACCCACTACCAGGCCGAGCAGATGGCCCGGCAGGAGGGCTGA
- the rpmE gene encoding 50S ribosomal protein L31 has protein sequence MKEGIHPKYDAVTVKCHCGNSFETRSTKTGELVTEICSACHPFYTGTQKLLDTAGRIERFRKRYAKGDK, from the coding sequence ATGAAAGAAGGTATCCATCCCAAATACGACGCCGTTACCGTCAAGTGCCACTGCGGTAACAGCTTCGAGACCCGTTCCACCAAGACCGGCGAGCTGGTCACCGAGATCTGCTCGGCCTGTCATCCGTTCTACACCGGCACCCAGAAGCTGCTGGATACCGCCGGCCGCATCGAGCGCTTCCGCAAGCGTTACGCCAAGGGCGACAAGTAA
- the pstB gene encoding phosphate ABC transporter ATP-binding protein PstB: protein MTATDPLSDIIIDVAHLNFYYGNSQALFDLNLTFPRRQVTALIGPSGCGKSTFLRCLNRMNDLVDVARMEGSIRLDGTEINSGELDVIELRRRVGMVFQKSNPFPKSIYENVIYGLRIAGINDKHVLDETVERSLRGAALWDEVKDRLHESALGMSGGQMQRLCIARAIAVNPEVILMDEPCSALDPKSTARVEDLIKELRDQFTIIIVTHNMQQAARVSDYTAFLFEGLLIEFDKTSKLFVKPRHQQTEDYITGRFG, encoded by the coding sequence ATGACGGCAACCGATCCGCTGAGCGATATCATCATCGATGTCGCCCACCTCAATTTCTATTACGGCAATTCCCAGGCGCTGTTCGACCTGAACCTGACCTTTCCGCGTCGCCAGGTGACGGCGCTGATCGGACCGTCGGGCTGTGGCAAGTCGACCTTTCTGCGCTGTCTCAACCGCATGAACGATCTGGTGGACGTGGCCCGCATGGAGGGCAGCATCCGCCTTGATGGCACCGAGATCAACTCCGGCGAGCTCGATGTCATCGAATTGCGCCGCCGGGTGGGCATGGTGTTCCAGAAGTCGAACCCCTTTCCCAAGTCGATCTACGAAAACGTGATCTACGGCCTGCGCATTGCCGGCATCAACGACAAGCATGTGCTCGATGAAACCGTCGAACGCAGCCTGAGGGGCGCGGCCCTGTGGGACGAGGTCAAGGACCGCCTGCACGAATCGGCTCTCGGCATGTCGGGCGGCCAGATGCAGCGGCTCTGTATCGCCCGCGCCATCGCCGTCAATCCCGAGGTGATCCTGATGGACGAACCCTGCAGCGCTCTTGATCCCAAGTCGACGGCGCGGGTGGAGGATCTGATCAAGGAGTTGCGCGACCAGTTCACCATCATCATCGTCACCCACAACATGCAGCAGGCGGCGCGGGTGTCGGATTACACGGCTTTTTTGTTCGAGGGCCTGCTGATCGAGTTCGACAAGACCAGCAAGCTGTTCGTCAAGCCGCGCCACCAGCAGACCGAGGACTATATCACCGGCCGTTTCGGCTAG
- the thyX gene encoding FAD-dependent thymidylate synthase: MQVQLLSHTPEPEKLVAAAARLCYSASGIASLLAADTADAARLIRKVLALGHFSVLEHVSFSFAVEDISRACSHQLVRHRLASYSQQSQRYVAFKDELAVVEPPSLRERPELLARYRQTLADVQQLYRDLLSAGIPAEDARFVLPNAAPTRLVMTMNARELHHFFSLRCCRRAQWEIRALAIAMLQACREAAPLLFETAGPGCLRGPCPEGAFCCGAAEQVRTELAAPPNPPARS; this comes from the coding sequence ATGCAGGTACAACTGCTCAGCCATACGCCCGAGCCGGAAAAACTCGTCGCTGCCGCGGCGCGGTTGTGCTACAGCGCCAGCGGTATCGCCAGTCTGCTGGCGGCCGACACTGCCGATGCCGCCCGGCTGATTCGCAAGGTGCTCGCCCTCGGTCATTTTTCCGTTCTGGAACATGTCAGTTTCAGTTTTGCCGTTGAGGACATCAGCCGCGCCTGCTCCCATCAGCTGGTGCGTCACCGGCTGGCCTCCTATTCGCAGCAGAGTCAGCGCTATGTGGCATTCAAGGACGAACTGGCCGTTGTCGAGCCGCCCAGCCTGCGTGAGCGGCCCGAGTTGCTGGCGCGTTACCGCCAGACCCTGGCGGATGTGCAGCAGCTCTACCGCGACCTGCTCTCGGCCGGCATCCCGGCCGAGGATGCCCGCTTTGTGCTGCCCAACGCGGCGCCAACGCGGCTGGTAATGACGATGAACGCCCGCGAGTTGCATCATTTTTTCAGTCTGCGCTGTTGCCGCCGGGCGCAGTGGGAGATCCGCGCCCTGGCCATTGCCATGCTGCAAGCTTGCCGGGAGGCTGCGCCGCTGCTGTTTGAAACCGCCGGGCCCGGCTGCCTGCGCGGGCCCTGCCCCGAAGGGGCCTTCTGCTGCGGTGCGGCCGAACAGGTGCGGACCGAACTGGCCGCGCCACCGAACCCGCCCGCCCGATCCTGA
- the rho gene encoding transcription termination factor Rho, whose product MHLKDLKAKKITELTEIGNDLKIEGVAGMRKQDIIFAILSATAAQKGAIFGEGVLEILPDGFGFLRAPDANYLPGPDDIYVSPSQIRRFNLRTGDTISGQIRPPKEGERYFALLKVSEINFEDPAVARRKTLFDNLTPLHPQQWLKLETTNDNIAMRVIDLVSPIGKGQRGLIVAPPRTGKTVLLQNLANSISTNHPEAYLIVLLIDERPEEVTDMQRHVQGEVVSSTFDEPATRHVQVAEMVIQKAKRLVEHKRDVVILLDSITRLARAYNTVVPPSGKILSGGVDSNALHKPKRFFGAARNVEEGGSLTIIATALIDTGSKMDEVIFEEFKGTGNMELVLDRRLVDKRTFPAIDINKSGTRREELLQDSTTLQRMWLLRKVLSTMNVVDSMEFLREKLLETDNNQEFLDSMNQ is encoded by the coding sequence ATGCACCTGAAAGACCTCAAGGCCAAGAAGATCACCGAACTGACGGAGATCGGCAACGACCTGAAGATCGAGGGCGTCGCCGGCATGCGCAAGCAGGACATCATCTTCGCCATTCTCAGCGCCACCGCGGCCCAGAAAGGCGCAATCTTCGGCGAAGGCGTGCTGGAGATTCTGCCCGACGGCTTCGGCTTTCTGCGCGCGCCCGATGCCAACTATCTGCCGGGGCCGGACGATATCTATGTCTCGCCGTCGCAAATCCGCCGCTTCAACCTGCGCACCGGTGACACCATCTCCGGCCAGATCCGTCCACCCAAGGAGGGCGAGCGTTATTTCGCCCTGCTCAAGGTGTCGGAGATCAACTTTGAAGATCCCGCCGTGGCCCGGCGCAAGACCCTGTTCGACAATCTCACGCCGCTGCATCCGCAGCAGTGGCTCAAGCTTGAAACCACCAATGACAACATCGCCATGCGCGTTATCGATCTGGTCTCGCCCATCGGCAAGGGCCAGCGTGGCCTGATTGTCGCGCCGCCGCGCACCGGCAAGACGGTGCTGCTGCAGAACCTGGCCAATTCCATTTCCACCAACCACCCCGAAGCCTATCTCATCGTCCTGCTGATCGACGAGCGGCCTGAGGAGGTGACCGACATGCAGCGCCATGTGCAGGGCGAGGTGGTGTCGTCAACCTTCGACGAGCCGGCCACCCGTCACGTGCAGGTGGCCGAGATGGTGATCCAGAAGGCCAAGCGGCTGGTCGAGCACAAGCGCGACGTGGTGATTCTGCTCGATTCCATCACCCGGCTGGCGCGCGCCTACAACACCGTGGTGCCGCCGTCCGGCAAGATTCTCTCCGGTGGTGTCGATTCCAATGCCCTGCACAAGCCCAAGCGCTTTTTCGGCGCGGCGCGCAACGTGGAGGAGGGCGGCAGCCTGACCATCATCGCCACTGCCCTGATCGATACCGGCAGCAAGATGGACGAGGTGATCTTCGAGGAGTTCAAGGGCACCGGCAACATGGAACTGGTGCTGGACCGCCGGCTGGTGGACAAGCGCACCTTCCCGGCCATCGATATCAACAAGTCGGGCACCCGGCGCGAGGAGCTGCTGCAGGATTCCACCACCCTGCAGCGCATGTGGCTGCTGCGCAAGGTGCTCAGCACCATGAATGTGGTCGACAGCATGGAGTTTCTGCGCGAGAAGCTGCTGGAAACGGACAACAACCAGGAGTTTCTCGACTCGATGAACCAGTAG
- the pstA gene encoding phosphate ABC transporter permease PstA, with the protein MKQFIARGEPQVWLTAAALTTTLLIGLTLIGVILVNGLGTFWPKRLTQLELADGAAVLGEVLQREPVLAGDAERLQLKIGNRDLYGLDFRWIDERQVVGQSRPETAVTVERLEYGNFYGYLQQVETPQQRFGSAGTTRDAAELAQLWPVLQNARRQVEQLQQQLDAVTARVTATSRTLEQLQRRQRQLDYQAVAETDPRRRQLSERMEAVREQFRQVAAEQRDRRSQLAGYVARFTDANGRPATIELAHIVRCYQPNGLNLFERAGVYLSKLWELFSGEPRESNTEGGLFPAIFGTVLLIFVMSLFSFPLGVIAAIYLREYARDGLTVRLVRIAVNNLAGIPSIVYGIFGLGFFVYGVGGSIDALFFPEALPTPTFGTGGLLWASLTLALLTVPVVIVTTEEALGAIPAGIREGSLALGSTRFQTLTRILLPMASPGIMTGLILSMARAAGEVAPLMITGVVKLAPALPLDGQFPFFHLERKFMHLGFHIYDIGFQSPNVEAARPMVFVTTLLLVLIVLLMSGLAIRLRNRMKKKYTFGTF; encoded by the coding sequence ATGAAACAGTTTATCGCACGGGGCGAGCCGCAGGTGTGGCTGACGGCAGCGGCCCTGACCACCACACTGCTGATCGGCCTGACCCTGATCGGGGTGATTCTGGTCAATGGCCTGGGCACCTTCTGGCCCAAGCGGTTGACCCAGCTGGAGCTGGCCGATGGCGCGGCCGTGCTCGGCGAGGTGCTGCAGCGCGAGCCGGTGCTGGCTGGCGATGCCGAGCGGCTGCAGCTGAAGATTGGCAACCGCGATCTCTATGGCCTGGATTTTCGCTGGATCGACGAGCGTCAGGTGGTCGGCCAGTCACGGCCTGAGACCGCCGTTACGGTTGAGCGGCTGGAATACGGCAACTTCTATGGCTATCTGCAGCAGGTGGAGACGCCGCAGCAGCGTTTCGGCAGCGCGGGCACGACGCGGGATGCGGCTGAACTGGCCCAGCTGTGGCCGGTTCTGCAGAATGCCCGGCGCCAGGTCGAACAGTTGCAGCAGCAGCTCGATGCGGTGACCGCGCGGGTGACCGCCACCAGCCGTACCCTGGAGCAGCTGCAGCGCCGCCAGCGCCAGCTCGACTATCAGGCCGTGGCCGAAACCGATCCGCGCCGGCGCCAGCTCAGCGAGCGGATGGAGGCCGTGCGCGAACAGTTTCGTCAGGTGGCGGCCGAACAGCGTGACCGGCGCTCGCAGCTGGCCGGCTATGTCGCCCGTTTCACCGATGCCAATGGTCGGCCGGCGACCATCGAGCTGGCCCATATCGTGCGGTGCTATCAGCCCAATGGGCTCAATCTGTTCGAGCGGGCCGGGGTCTATCTGTCGAAGCTGTGGGAGCTGTTCAGCGGTGAACCGCGTGAATCCAACACCGAAGGGGGACTGTTCCCGGCCATCTTCGGCACCGTGCTGCTGATCTTCGTCATGAGCCTGTTCTCGTTCCCGCTGGGGGTGATTGCCGCCATCTATCTGCGCGAGTATGCCCGTGACGGCCTGACGGTGCGGCTGGTGCGTATCGCCGTCAACAATCTGGCCGGGATTCCTTCCATTGTTTATGGCATCTTCGGCCTGGGTTTTTTTGTCTATGGCGTGGGCGGCAGCATCGATGCGCTGTTTTTTCCCGAGGCCCTGCCGACACCGACCTTTGGTACCGGCGGTCTGCTGTGGGCCAGTCTGACCCTGGCGCTGCTGACCGTGCCGGTGGTGATCGTTACCACCGAAGAGGCCCTTGGCGCCATTCCGGCGGGTATCCGCGAGGGCTCGCTGGCGCTGGGATCAACCCGCTTTCAGACCCTGACCCGCATCCTGCTGCCGATGGCCTCGCCCGGCATCATGACCGGGCTGATCCTGTCCATGGCGCGCGCCGCCGGCGAGGTGGCGCCGCTGATGATCACCGGCGTGGTCAAGCTGGCGCCGGCGCTGCCGCTGGACGGCCAGTTTCCCTTTTTTCACCTTGAGCGCAAGTTCATGCACCTGGGCTTTCATATCTATGACATTGGTTTTCAGTCGCCCAATGTCGAGGCGGCCCGGCCGATGGTGTTTGTCACCACGCTGCTGCTGGTGCTGATTGTGCTGCTGATGAGCGGGCTGGCCATCCGGCTGCGCAACCGGATGAAGAAGAAATACACATTCGGCACCTTTTAG
- a CDS encoding PstS family phosphate ABC transporter substrate-binding protein yields MFMKLAGKKLWSKSIAGLMLLAGTAALTSPLQAANLEVDAKLPGYERVQGVGGNLNSIGSDTLNNLMTYWAESFRAKYPNVNIQIEGKGSSTAPPALIEGTAQLGPMSRPMKSSEIEQFEARHGFKPTAIGVALDSLGVFVNKDNPIESLSLQQVDAIFSRNRIGGAKEDLLTWGQLGLGGKFADLPISMYGRNSASGTYGFFKENALFKGDYKDTVKEQPGSASVVQSVTEDLGAIGYSGIGYKTSGVKAIALAQKDGATAYAPTYENVLNGSYPLGRMLYLYVAKKPGEPLPLLTAEFIKFVLSKEGQQIVVKDGYLPLPADVAAKQQALLN; encoded by the coding sequence ATGTTCATGAAACTGGCAGGGAAAAAACTCTGGAGCAAAAGCATTGCCGGCCTGATGCTGCTGGCGGGAACCGCGGCCCTGACAAGTCCGCTGCAGGCCGCCAATCTTGAGGTGGACGCCAAGCTGCCTGGCTACGAGCGCGTCCAGGGCGTCGGTGGCAATCTCAACAGCATCGGCTCCGACACCCTCAACAACCTGATGACCTACTGGGCCGAGTCGTTCCGCGCCAAGTATCCCAACGTCAACATCCAGATCGAAGGCAAGGGCTCCAGCACCGCGCCGCCGGCCCTGATCGAGGGCACGGCCCAGCTTGGTCCCATGTCGCGGCCGATGAAATCGAGCGAGATCGAGCAGTTTGAGGCCCGTCACGGCTTTAAGCCCACCGCCATCGGTGTGGCGCTTGATTCCCTGGGCGTGTTTGTCAACAAGGACAACCCCATCGAGTCGCTGTCGCTGCAGCAGGTCGATGCCATCTTTTCGCGTAACCGCATCGGCGGTGCCAAGGAAGACCTGCTGACCTGGGGTCAGCTGGGCCTTGGCGGCAAGTTTGCCGATCTGCCGATCAGCATGTATGGTCGCAACTCGGCTTCCGGCACCTACGGCTTCTTCAAGGAAAATGCCCTGTTCAAGGGGGATTACAAGGATACTGTGAAGGAGCAGCCGGGTTCGGCCTCGGTGGTGCAGTCGGTGACCGAGGATCTTGGCGCCATTGGTTACTCGGGTATTGGCTACAAGACCTCGGGTGTCAAGGCCATTGCCCTGGCCCAGAAGGATGGCGCCACCGCCTATGCGCCGACCTATGAAAACGTGCTCAATGGCAGCTATCCGCTGGGCCGCATGCTCTACCTTTACGTCGCCAAGAAGCCGGGCGAGCCGCTGCCGCTGCTGACCGCCGAATTCATCAAGTTCGTGCTGTCGAAGGAAGGTCAGCAGATCGTGGTGAAGGATGGTTATCTGCCGCTGCCGGCCGATGTGGCCGCCAAGCAGCAGGCACTGCTCAACTAG